In Bacteroidia bacterium, the following proteins share a genomic window:
- a CDS encoding 1-acyl-sn-glycerol-3-phosphate acyltransferase: MKKIAQFIFKLAGWKVSYTPAPEHSRCVMIAAPHTSNWDFFFARLAFFIMDVKVRYMIKKELIVFPVGWIFKALGAIPVDRSKKGGLVESSIQLFNKHKELVVLIPPEGTRGKVEKWKTGFYHTAVGAKVPIALGYLR, translated from the coding sequence ATGAAAAAAATTGCCCAATTCATTTTTAAGTTAGCCGGCTGGAAAGTTAGCTATACACCTGCTCCCGAACACAGCCGCTGTGTCATGATTGCTGCTCCTCATACCAGCAATTGGGATTTTTTCTTTGCCCGTTTGGCCTTTTTTATCATGGATGTGAAGGTTAGGTACATGATTAAAAAGGAATTAATTGTATTTCCGGTGGGCTGGATTTTTAAAGCATTGGGTGCAATTCCGGTTGATCGTTCAAAAAAGGGTGGTTTAGTGGAATCGAGTATTCAGCTTTTCAATAAACACAAGGAGTTAGTGGTTCTTATTCCGCCTGAAGGTACCCGTGGTAAGGTTGAAAAATGGAAAACAGGTTTTTACCATACTGCCGTAGGTGCCAAAGTGCCTATTGCCCTAGGTTACCTCAGAT
- a CDS encoding AAA family ATPase, whose product MAKIIAIANQKGGVGKTTTAINLAASLAVLEYRVLLVDADPQANSTSGVGFDPRNVKTSIYECIIHDIDPASIILKTETPNLDLLPAHIDLVGAEIEMINLPSREQMMKASLAKVSDHYDFIFIDCSPSLGLITINSLTAANSVIIPVQCEYFALEGLGKLLNTIKIVQSRLNPDLDIEGILLTMFDTRLSLSRQVVEEVKTHFQQMVFDTIIHRNTKLGEAPSFGQTIIMHDAESKGSINYLNLAREILQKNNMTLLSDDEKIIEIEE is encoded by the coding sequence ATGGCAAAAATTATTGCTATTGCCAATCAAAAGGGAGGAGTTGGAAAAACTACCACGGCTATTAACTTGGCTGCTAGCTTGGCTGTATTGGAATACAGGGTGTTATTGGTTGATGCCGATCCCCAAGCAAACAGTACATCAGGCGTTGGTTTTGATCCTAGAAATGTGAAAACGAGTATTTATGAATGTATCATACATGATATAGATCCGGCAAGCATAATTTTGAAAACAGAAACCCCTAACTTGGATTTATTGCCTGCTCATATTGATTTGGTAGGTGCTGAAATTGAGATGATTAATCTCCCAAGCAGGGAACAAATGATGAAAGCTTCTCTTGCTAAGGTAAGCGATCACTACGATTTCATTTTTATCGATTGTTCCCCTTCCCTGGGTTTGATTACTATTAATTCTTTAACCGCAGCCAATTCTGTAATAATTCCTGTACAATGTGAGTATTTCGCTTTGGAAGGCTTGGGTAAATTGTTGAATACCATCAAAATTGTTCAAAGTAGGTTAAATCCTGACTTGGATATAGAAGGTATCTTACTTACCATGTTTGACACCCGTTTGAGCTTAAGTAGACAGGTGGTGGAAGAAGTAAAAACACATTTCCAGCAAATGGTTTTTGATACCATTATTCATCGAAATACCAAACTGGGTGAGGCTCCTAGTTTTGGACAAACCATCATTATGCACGATGCGGAAAGTAAAGGAAGCATCAATTATCTGAATTTGGCAAGAGAAATTCTTCAAAAAAATAACATGACCTTGCTAAGTGATGATGAGAAAATTATTGAAATAGAAGAATGA
- a CDS encoding ferrous iron transport protein A, whose translation MKPTTLNLLQIGDKAKIIGLDDHIMSIQLMELGLLPGEDITMLGFAPFGDPMRLSLTGTDLCIRKQDAELVLVEKLKD comes from the coding sequence ATGAAACCAACAACATTAAACCTGTTACAAATTGGGGACAAGGCCAAAATTATTGGTTTAGATGATCACATCATGAGTATCCAGTTAATGGAATTAGGATTATTACCAGGGGAAGATATTACCATGTTAGGGTTTGCACCATTTGGAGACCCCATGAGGCTTTCACTTACCGGCACTGACTTATGCATTCGCAAACAAGATGCGGAATTAGTGCTTGTTGAAAAATTGAAGGATTAA
- the dapB gene encoding 4-hydroxy-tetrahydrodipicolinate reductase encodes MKVAILGYGKMGKEIEKVALSRGHTIGVIINTDEEWFDKKGLLIKNDIDVAIEFSTPKSAVRNITQCFEAGLPVVVGTTGWLDELDHVKQLCIDGDHTLFYASNFSLGVNIFFELNRKLAQMMNKHPDYIPDIEEIHHKQKLDSPSGTAITIANEMVRNLSGKVAWTNQTNSRNDEIPIISKRIDDVPGTHIVSYASEEDKIEIKHTAFGRKGFAFGALLAAEFVKGKVGIFGMKDMLGF; translated from the coding sequence ATGAAGGTCGCTATTCTAGGTTATGGTAAAATGGGAAAGGAAATTGAAAAAGTTGCCTTGTCTCGTGGTCATACTATTGGCGTAATCATTAATACCGATGAGGAATGGTTCGACAAAAAAGGTTTGTTAATTAAGAATGATATTGATGTTGCTATTGAATTTAGTACACCTAAATCGGCAGTGCGCAATATCACTCAATGTTTCGAAGCAGGTTTGCCTGTTGTAGTAGGTACTACCGGTTGGTTGGATGAATTGGATCATGTAAAACAATTGTGTATAGATGGAGACCATACCTTGTTTTACGCCTCAAACTTTAGCCTGGGTGTTAATATCTTTTTTGAACTTAACCGTAAGCTTGCTCAAATGATGAATAAACATCCCGATTATATTCCGGATATCGAAGAAATTCATCACAAACAGAAATTAGATAGCCCCAGCGGAACAGCCATAACCATTGCAAATGAAATGGTTCGCAACTTAAGCGGTAAAGTAGCCTGGACTAATCAAACCAATTCCCGAAACGATGAAATTCCTATTATTTCTAAACGAATAGATGATGTACCGGGAACTCATATCGTTTCCTATGCATCCGAAGAAGATAAAATTGAAATTAAACATACCGCCTTCGGTAGAAAAGGCTTTGCCTTCGGGGCCTTGCTAGCCGCCGAATTCGTAAAAGGAAAGGTGGGTATTTTCGGAATGAAAGATATGTTAGGTTTCTAA
- a CDS encoding ParB/RepB/Spo0J family partition protein: protein MNPKKSALGRGLSALLENPGTDITSRNNTPSTSPVAGNVSSIPIAQIETNPFQPRTHFDLDALHELADSIKQLGIIQPLTVRKLGYDKYQLISGERRFRASQLAGLTEVPAYVRIANDQSMLEMALVENIQREDLDAMEVAESYRRLVEECNLTQEQLSERVGKKRSTVTNYLRLLRLPAEIQLAIRTRQISMGHARGLVNVDSPEQQLAIFKKILEDGLSVRQVEDEVKTASLKKKKKPTPARIQMALSFEIQKIKEDLSQTLETKVTIRKNDQGGGEVVIPFLSDDDLLRIYSIIEP from the coding sequence ATGAATCCTAAAAAATCTGCACTTGGTAGAGGGTTAAGCGCATTGCTTGAAAACCCGGGAACCGATATTACATCGCGCAATAATACTCCTAGCACTTCCCCTGTGGCCGGAAATGTTAGTTCTATTCCGATTGCCCAAATCGAAACTAATCCTTTTCAACCTAGAACGCATTTTGATTTGGATGCTTTGCACGAACTTGCAGATTCCATCAAACAATTAGGCATCATTCAGCCTCTTACCGTTCGAAAACTTGGTTATGATAAATACCAATTAATTTCAGGCGAAAGACGTTTTAGAGCCTCTCAACTGGCAGGTCTAACCGAAGTGCCTGCCTATGTTCGAATAGCCAACGATCAATCCATGTTGGAGATGGCCCTGGTTGAAAATATTCAACGAGAAGATTTGGACGCCATGGAAGTTGCTGAATCGTACAGGCGGCTTGTTGAAGAGTGCAATTTAACTCAAGAACAACTGAGCGAAAGGGTGGGTAAAAAAAGATCTACCGTTACCAATTACTTGCGCCTTCTTCGCCTCCCTGCCGAAATTCAATTGGCTATCCGTACCAGACAAATTTCAATGGGCCATGCCCGAGGACTCGTAAATGTGGATAGTCCTGAACAACAATTGGCAATCTTTAAGAAAATCCTGGAGGATGGCCTGAGTGTTAGACAGGTTGAAGACGAAGTGAAAACCGCTTCTCTTAAAAAGAAAAAGAAGCCCACGCCTGCTAGAATTCAAATGGCTCTTTCTTTCGAAATTCAAAAAATAAAAGAAGATCTTAGTCAAACTCTTGAAACTAAGGTTACTATCCGTAAAAATGACCAGGGTGGGGGAGAAGTGGTAATTCCGTTTTTATCAGATGATGACCTACTTCGAATTTATTCCATTATTGAACCCTAA
- the lepB gene encoding signal peptidase I — protein MVFEKKKEQKTDPKKAQKLKKSPLREWIDAILFAVVAATLIRMFFIEAYTIPTSSMEKSLLIGDFLFVSKVNYGPRVPNTPLSFPFAHHTMPLLGTQSYLEWIKLPYYRLPGFQDVKNNDVVVFNYPMEDFRPVDKRENYIKRCIGIPGDTLSVVNGEVFINGHLNAKPEKMQFNYSIKTDGTTFNERSLRKYDITEFYPTSNFGDYNMTLTNENLEHVKSFPNVQSVGLQLQPKGQYMDYIFPHDPIVPWNVDNFGPLYIPRKGATINLDAKNLAIYRRAIQVYENNKVEVVNGKVIINGKETTSYTFKLDYYFMMGDNRHNSADSRFWGFVPEDHVVGKAVFIWLSLDGNESNIFKKVRWRRLFNLIH, from the coding sequence ATGGTTTTCGAAAAAAAGAAAGAACAAAAAACAGATCCTAAAAAAGCTCAAAAGCTGAAAAAATCACCTTTGAGAGAATGGATCGATGCTATTTTATTTGCTGTTGTAGCGGCTACCCTCATTCGAATGTTTTTTATTGAGGCATATACCATTCCTACTTCCTCCATGGAAAAAAGCCTTCTTATTGGCGATTTCCTTTTTGTAAGTAAAGTAAATTACGGTCCAAGAGTTCCTAATACTCCGCTTTCTTTTCCTTTTGCCCATCATACCATGCCTTTATTAGGTACTCAATCCTATTTGGAATGGATAAAACTACCCTATTACCGTTTGCCCGGGTTTCAAGATGTTAAAAACAACGATGTCGTCGTTTTTAATTATCCCATGGAAGATTTCCGACCCGTCGATAAAAGAGAAAATTATATCAAACGCTGCATTGGTATTCCGGGCGATACCCTTTCCGTTGTGAATGGCGAAGTGTTTATCAATGGACATTTAAATGCTAAACCGGAAAAAATGCAGTTTAATTACAGCATTAAAACCGACGGAACCACCTTTAATGAACGCAGTCTAAGAAAATATGATATAACCGAGTTCTATCCCACCAGCAACTTTGGTGATTATAACATGACCCTAACTAATGAAAACTTGGAACATGTTAAGTCCTTTCCGAATGTACAATCGGTTGGATTGCAACTTCAACCCAAAGGTCAATACATGGATTATATTTTCCCGCACGATCCAATTGTGCCTTGGAATGTCGATAATTTTGGACCTTTGTATATCCCTAGAAAAGGTGCCACTATTAACCTCGATGCCAAAAATTTAGCCATTTACAGAAGAGCTATACAAGTTTACGAAAATAATAAAGTGGAGGTTGTAAACGGGAAAGTCATTATTAACGGGAAAGAAACCACCTCTTATACCTTTAAATTAGATTATTACTTTATGATGGGTGACAACCGACATAACTCTGCTGATAGCCGTTTTTGGGGATTTGTACCGGAAGATCATGTAGTGGGTAAAGCTGTTTTCATCTGGTTGAGCCTGGATGGAAACGAATCTAATATCTTCAAAAAAGTTCGTTGGAGAAGGCTGTTTAACCTTATCCATTAA